In Brucella melitensis bv. 1 str. 16M, a genomic segment contains:
- the fabB gene encoding beta-ketoacyl-ACP synthase I, with protein sequence MRRVVVTGMGIVSSIGSNTEEVTASVREAKSGISRAEEYAKLGFRCQVHGAPDIDIESLVDRRAMRFHGRGTAWNHIAMDQAIADAGLTEEEVSNERTGIIMGSGGPSTRTIVDSADITREKGPKRVGPFAVPKAMSSTASATLATFFKIKGINYSISSACATSNHCIGNAYEMIQYGKQDRMFAGGCEDLDWTLSVLFDAMGAMSSKYNDTPSTASRAYDKNRDGFVIAGGAGVLVLEDLETALARGAKIYGEIVGYGATSDGYDMVAPSGEGAIRCMKMALSTVTSKIDYINPHATSTPAGDAPEIEAIRQIFGAGDVCPPIAATKSLTGHSLGATGVQEAIYSLLMMQNNFICESAHIEELDPAFADMPIVRKRIDNVQLNTVLSNSFGFGGTNATLVFQRYQG encoded by the coding sequence ATGCGGCGTGTGGTCGTAACGGGTATGGGGATCGTATCCTCAATTGGTAGCAACACCGAAGAGGTCACGGCCTCGGTGCGCGAAGCCAAATCCGGCATCTCCCGCGCGGAAGAATATGCGAAACTGGGCTTCCGCTGCCAGGTTCACGGCGCGCCGGACATTGATATCGAATCACTTGTAGACCGCCGCGCCATGCGCTTCCACGGGCGGGGCACGGCATGGAATCATATCGCCATGGATCAGGCGATTGCAGATGCGGGGCTGACCGAGGAGGAAGTCTCCAACGAGCGTACCGGCATCATCATGGGTTCCGGCGGCCCGTCCACCCGCACCATTGTCGATTCCGCCGATATCACCCGCGAAAAAGGCCCAAAGCGCGTCGGCCCATTCGCCGTGCCAAAAGCCATGAGCTCGACAGCTTCGGCAACACTTGCGACCTTCTTCAAGATCAAGGGCATCAACTATTCGATTTCTTCGGCCTGCGCGACATCGAATCATTGCATCGGCAATGCCTATGAGATGATCCAGTATGGCAAGCAGGACCGTATGTTTGCCGGCGGCTGCGAAGACCTCGACTGGACACTTTCGGTTCTGTTCGACGCCATGGGCGCCATGTCGTCCAAATATAACGACACGCCTTCCACCGCTTCACGCGCCTATGACAAGAACCGCGACGGCTTCGTCATCGCTGGCGGCGCAGGCGTTCTGGTTCTTGAAGACCTCGAAACGGCACTTGCACGCGGTGCGAAGATCTACGGCGAAATCGTGGGCTATGGCGCAACCTCCGACGGCTACGACATGGTTGCACCGTCTGGCGAAGGCGCAATCCGCTGCATGAAAATGGCGCTTTCGACCGTCACGTCGAAGATCGATTACATCAATCCGCACGCAACATCGACGCCTGCGGGCGACGCCCCGGAAATCGAAGCGATCCGCCAGATTTTCGGCGCGGGCGACGTCTGCCCGCCAATCGCCGCCACCAAATCGCTCACCGGCCATTCGCTGGGCGCAACGGGCGTGCAGGAAGCGATCTATTCGCTTTTGATGATGCAGAACAATTTCATTTGCGAAAGCGCGCATATCGAAGAACTGGACCCCGCCTTCGCGGATATGCCCATCGTTCGCAAGCGCATCGATAATGTTCAGCTCAACACCGTGCTCTCCAATTCCTTCGGGTTTGGCGGCACCAACGCCACGCTGGTGTTTCAGCGGTATCAGGGCTGA
- the fabI gene encoding enoyl-ACP reductase FabI, translating into MEGLMQGKRGLIMGVANNHSLAWGIAKQLAAQGAELAFTYQGDALGKRVKPLAEQVGSDFVLPCDVEDIATVDAVFEEIEKKWGGLDFLVHAIGFSDKTELKGRYADVTTRENFSRTMVISAYSFTEVAQRAEKLMKDGGSILTLTYGGSTRTIPNYNVMGVAKAALEAMVRYLAADYGPQGIRVNAISAGPVRTLAGAGIGDARAIFSYQRRNSPLRRTVDIDDVGKSAVYLLSDLSSGVTGEIHFVDSGYNIVSMPTLEELKSSDSERGE; encoded by the coding sequence ATGGAAGGTTTGATGCAAGGAAAACGCGGCCTCATCATGGGGGTCGCGAACAATCACTCACTGGCCTGGGGCATTGCAAAACAGCTCGCCGCACAGGGCGCCGAACTGGCCTTCACCTATCAGGGTGATGCGCTGGGCAAGCGCGTGAAACCTCTTGCCGAACAGGTCGGCTCGGATTTCGTGCTGCCTTGCGACGTGGAGGACATCGCCACCGTCGATGCCGTTTTCGAAGAAATCGAGAAGAAGTGGGGCGGTCTCGATTTCCTCGTGCACGCTATCGGTTTTTCCGACAAGACGGAATTGAAGGGCCGCTATGCAGATGTCACCACGCGCGAGAATTTCAGCCGCACGATGGTCATCTCCGCCTATTCCTTCACAGAAGTGGCGCAGCGCGCTGAAAAGCTCATGAAGGACGGCGGCTCGATCCTGACGCTGACCTATGGCGGATCGACCCGAACGATCCCCAATTACAACGTGATGGGTGTTGCCAAGGCCGCTCTCGAGGCCATGGTGCGCTATCTTGCAGCCGATTACGGCCCGCAGGGCATCCGCGTCAACGCGATTTCCGCAGGCCCCGTGCGCACGCTTGCTGGCGCCGGGATCGGTGATGCCCGCGCGATTTTCAGCTACCAGCGCCGCAACTCGCCGCTGCGCCGCACCGTCGATATCGATGATGTCGGCAAATCGGCAGTCTATCTTCTGTCCGATCTTTCAAGCGGTGTGACCGGCGAAATCCATTTCGTTGATTCCGGCTATAACATCGTTTCGATGCCGACGCTGGAAGAGCTGAAAAGTTCGGACTCCGAACGCGGAGAATAA